A window from Candidatus Latescibacterota bacterium encodes these proteins:
- a CDS encoding DinB family protein, producing MPHAPLTHEQILALLSAAPDQLAQLTNGLPAARLAASPAADAWSPLQILAHLRACCDVWGGYIQRILDEDAPRYRAMSPRTWVKRTDFAAQDFAASFVAFTRQRVNLVALLRSLDEADWARSATVTGFSRPKTLSVHSYGEMLANHEQVHLRQLERTLGVLGDMG from the coding sequence GTGCCGCATGCGCCGCTCACTCACGAGCAGATTCTCGCGCTTCTGAGTGCGGCGCCCGACCAGCTGGCGCAACTCACGAACGGTCTGCCCGCCGCGCGCCTCGCGGCGTCGCCCGCCGCCGACGCCTGGTCCCCCCTGCAGATCCTCGCGCACCTGCGCGCCTGTTGCGACGTGTGGGGCGGGTACATCCAGCGCATACTCGACGAGGACGCGCCCCGTTACCGGGCGATGAGTCCGAGGACCTGGGTGAAGCGTACCGACTTCGCCGCGCAGGACTTCGCGGCGTCGTTCGTCGCCTTCACGAGGCAGCGGGTGAACCTGGTGGCGCTACTCCGCTCGCTGGACGAGGCGGACTGGGCGCGCAGCGCCACCGTCACCGGCTTCAGCCGACCGAAGACGCTCAGCGTACACAGCTACGGCGAGATGCTGGCGAACCACGAGCAGGTACACCTGCGGCAACTCGAGCGCACCCTCGGCGTGCTGGGCGACATGGGCTGA
- a CDS encoding winged helix DNA-binding domain-containing protein, which yields MARRPEVAAVKAPLELDRRSILAYRQQVGALAERLPCGKRSLRRIAWCGLQDSVPRAALLSIHARIRGASSSSWEDPALVQVWGPRFSVYAVATEDRGLFTVARLPESGAARERAETIFARLEALLGGGRLRDREIGEALGVDSNLLRYSALTGRVLIRWDGARAPELWIVPAPHVDPDRACRELAKRHLHILGPTTPEAFGRWAGIRSRGEAVFKALRRSLAPVRTPQGEAWILRADEPAFRAARTLATGTRFLPSGDAYLLAGDRELLVADAARGRELWPPATVWPGGLLVDGELVGTWRRSQERVSIRPWRTLTKAKRAETEAEAAALPLPDLKKSITVIWEDRK from the coding sequence ATGGCGCGTCGCCCGGAGGTCGCGGCGGTGAAGGCCCCGCTCGAACTCGACCGCCGCTCGATTCTCGCCTACCGCCAGCAGGTGGGTGCGCTGGCCGAGCGGCTTCCCTGCGGAAAGCGCTCGCTGCGCCGGATCGCCTGGTGCGGGCTTCAGGACAGCGTGCCGCGGGCGGCGCTGCTCTCCATCCATGCGCGGATTCGCGGCGCGAGCTCGTCCTCGTGGGAAGATCCCGCCCTGGTCCAGGTCTGGGGACCGCGATTCAGCGTCTACGCCGTGGCGACAGAAGATCGCGGGCTGTTCACCGTGGCGCGATTGCCCGAGAGCGGCGCCGCCAGGGAGCGCGCGGAGACGATCTTCGCGCGACTCGAGGCGCTCCTCGGCGGCGGCAGGCTGCGCGACCGCGAGATCGGCGAGGCTCTGGGGGTCGATTCCAATCTGCTGCGCTACAGCGCGCTGACGGGCCGCGTGCTCATCCGCTGGGATGGCGCCCGCGCGCCAGAGCTCTGGATCGTGCCGGCTCCCCATGTCGATCCGGACCGGGCGTGTCGCGAGCTGGCGAAGCGGCACCTGCACATCCTGGGGCCGACGACCCCCGAGGCCTTTGGCCGCTGGGCGGGAATTCGGTCCCGAGGAGAGGCCGTGTTCAAGGCGTTGCGACGGTCCCTCGCGCCAGTGCGGACCCCGCAGGGCGAGGCATGGATACTCCGCGCGGACGAACCCGCGTTTCGCGCCGCCCGGACGCTCGCCACGGGCACGCGCTTCCTGCCCAGCGGCGACGCCTACCTGCTGGCCGGCGATCGCGAGCTGCTCGTCGCCGACGCGGCGCGGGGGCGTGAGCTCTGGCCGCCGGCGACGGTGTGGCCCGGCGGGCTGCTGGTGGATGGCGAGCTGGTCGGCACCTGGCGGCGGTCGCAGGAGAGGGTGTCGATCCGCCCCTGGCGCACGCTGACCAAGGCGAAACGCGCTGAGACGGAAGCGGAGGCCGCCGCGCTGCCGCTGCCGGATCTGAAGAAGTCCATCACCGTGATCTGGGAGGATCGCAAGTGA
- a CDS encoding GNAT family N-acetyltransferase, which translates to MGGSSLFAEYRERPQGEPREDAPGQLALRPAHLEDLAGLGRLAAERDGGPAGRHVEAFRRALEADPERGAALVLVATLDDALVAYGKAHFHAGESGGESPHGWYLSGVIVDPRVRRRGIGARLTAQRLAWIARQSDWAYYFANARNRASIALHAGFGFAEIARGPEFCGVAFTGGEGVLFAVNLRGG; encoded by the coding sequence ATGGGTGGAAGCAGCCTCTTCGCCGAGTATCGCGAGCGGCCTCAGGGCGAGCCGCGGGAGGACGCGCCGGGCCAGCTGGCGCTGCGACCCGCGCATCTCGAGGACCTCGCCGGCCTCGGCCGCCTCGCGGCCGAACGCGACGGCGGCCCGGCGGGGCGTCACGTCGAGGCGTTCCGCCGCGCGCTGGAAGCCGACCCCGAGCGCGGCGCGGCGCTCGTGCTGGTCGCGACGCTCGACGACGCGCTCGTGGCCTACGGCAAGGCGCACTTCCACGCGGGCGAGAGCGGTGGCGAGTCGCCTCACGGCTGGTATCTGTCCGGGGTGATCGTCGACCCGCGCGTCCGCCGCCGGGGCATCGGCGCCCGCCTGACCGCCCAGCGTCTCGCCTGGATCGCGCGCCAGAGCGACTGGGCTTACTACTTCGCCAACGCGCGCAACCGCGCGAGCATCGCCCTTCACGCCGGCTTCGGCTTTGCGGAGATCGCGCGCGGACCCGAGTTCTGCGGGGTGGCGTTCACGGGCGGCGAGGGCGTGCTGTTCGCCGTCAACCTGCGCGGCGGATGA
- a CDS encoding ferrous iron transporter B: MSQQPIEPTGQAESIIAAAQRWRRDISGDLHEHVVEAIYAQAAHIAGRAVSTPDHAARPTLDRTLDHILTSKLWGFPIMILLFAVMLWITITGANVPSGWLSSLLIDHGHPWLRGLFVSMGAPWWLTGFVADGIYLATAWVISVMLPPMAIFFPLFTLLEDFGYLPRVAFNLDRLFKTSGGHGKQAMTTMMGFGCNAAGVVATRIIDSPRERLLAILTNNFALCNGRWPTQFLIATVFLGSLVPAALAGVVSAAAVTGVALLGVVMTFNVNWALSRTALKGEVSTFSLELPPYRPPRFWRTLYTSLIDRTLFVLWRAVVFALPAGAVIWLVANVHVGGDSLAGQFIRFTNPAGVFLGLNGVILLAYIIAIPANEIVIPTVLMLTAMVTGAHGVGGGAGVMFELDSESAVHALLTAGGWTTLTAVNLMLFSLLHNPCSTTLYTIYKETGSARWTALSALIPLGIGVVVCAAVALVWRMLG; this comes from the coding sequence ATGAGCCAGCAACCGATCGAGCCCACGGGACAGGCCGAGTCCATCATCGCCGCGGCGCAGCGGTGGCGGCGGGACATCTCCGGCGATCTGCACGAGCACGTGGTGGAGGCCATCTACGCGCAGGCGGCGCACATCGCCGGCCGCGCCGTCTCGACCCCGGATCACGCCGCGCGCCCGACCCTGGACCGCACGCTGGACCACATCCTCACCAGCAAGCTCTGGGGCTTCCCGATCATGATCCTGCTCTTCGCGGTCATGCTCTGGATCACGATCACGGGCGCGAACGTGCCGTCGGGCTGGCTGTCGTCGCTCCTGATCGACCACGGCCATCCCTGGCTGCGCGGGCTCTTCGTCTCCATGGGCGCGCCCTGGTGGCTCACGGGCTTCGTGGCGGACGGCATCTACCTGGCGACGGCCTGGGTGATCAGCGTGATGCTGCCTCCCATGGCGATCTTCTTTCCCCTGTTCACCCTGCTCGAGGACTTCGGCTACCTGCCGCGCGTGGCGTTCAACCTGGACCGCCTCTTCAAGACCTCGGGCGGCCACGGCAAGCAGGCCATGACCACGATGATGGGCTTCGGCTGCAACGCCGCCGGCGTGGTGGCGACGCGGATCATCGACAGCCCGCGCGAGCGCCTGCTGGCGATCCTCACCAACAACTTCGCGCTCTGCAACGGACGCTGGCCGACGCAATTCCTCATCGCGACCGTCTTCCTCGGCTCGCTGGTGCCCGCGGCGCTGGCGGGCGTGGTCTCGGCGGCGGCGGTGACCGGCGTCGCGCTGCTCGGCGTGGTGATGACCTTCAACGTCAACTGGGCGCTCTCGCGCACGGCACTCAAGGGCGAGGTCAGCACCTTCAGCCTCGAGCTGCCGCCCTACCGTCCGCCGCGCTTCTGGCGGACGCTCTACACCTCCCTCATCGACCGCACCCTCTTCGTGCTCTGGCGCGCGGTGGTCTTCGCGCTGCCGGCGGGCGCGGTGATCTGGCTGGTCGCGAACGTCCACGTGGGCGGCGACAGCCTGGCCGGGCAGTTCATCCGCTTCACCAACCCTGCGGGCGTCTTCCTGGGGCTGAACGGTGTGATCCTGCTGGCCTACATCATCGCGATCCCGGCGAACGAGATCGTCATCCCCACCGTCCTCATGCTCACCGCCATGGTCACCGGCGCGCACGGCGTGGGCGGCGGCGCCGGCGTGATGTTCGAGCTCGATTCCGAGAGCGCCGTCCATGCGCTGCTCACGGCCGGCGGCTGGACGACGCTGACCGCCGTGAACCTCATGCTCTTCAGCCTGCTGCACAACCCCTGCAGCACCACGCTCTACACGATCTACAAGGAGACCGGCAGCGCCAGGTGGACCGCGCTGTCCGCCCTCATCCCCCTGGGCATCGGCGTGGTCGTCTGCGCCGCGGTGGCCTTGGTCTGGCGGATGCTGGGCTGA
- a CDS encoding phosphoribosylanthranilate isomerase, whose translation MRTRVKICCIATPAEAALAVGLGADAVGLVAAMPSGPGPIPDGLIREIAASVPAEIDTFLLTSRSEPALVVEHVRDCGTTVVQLVAPVGLDVYTALRQETPTVGIVQVIHVEGEAALAQAERVAEHVDAILLDSGRPSAATPELGGTGRTHDWRVSRRIVRELPRPVYLAGGLRPENVAPAIEEVGPFGVDVCSGVRRDGRLDETALRAFMAAVHGDRYPEPLERMTGR comes from the coding sequence ATGCGCACCCGCGTGAAGATCTGCTGCATCGCGACGCCCGCGGAGGCGGCGCTCGCCGTCGGCCTCGGGGCGGACGCGGTCGGTCTGGTCGCCGCCATGCCCAGCGGTCCGGGGCCGATCCCCGACGGCCTGATCCGTGAGATCGCCGCCTCGGTGCCCGCCGAGATCGACACCTTCCTGCTGACCAGCCGCAGTGAGCCCGCGTTGGTGGTCGAGCACGTCCGCGACTGCGGCACGACGGTGGTCCAGCTCGTCGCCCCGGTGGGCCTCGACGTCTACACGGCGCTGCGGCAGGAGACGCCGACGGTGGGGATCGTGCAGGTCATCCACGTCGAAGGCGAGGCGGCGCTGGCCCAGGCCGAACGCGTGGCCGAGCACGTGGACGCGATCCTGCTGGACTCCGGACGGCCCTCCGCCGCCACGCCCGAGCTCGGCGGCACGGGGCGCACGCACGACTGGCGCGTGAGCCGGCGCATCGTCCGCGAGCTGCCGCGCCCGGTCTACCTCGCCGGCGGCCTGCGCCCCGAGAACGTGGCGCCGGCGATCGAGGAGGTTGGGCCGTTCGGCGTCGACGTCTGTTCGGGCGTCCGCCGGGACGGCAGGCTCGACGAAACGGCGCTGCGCGCCTTCATGGCGGCCGTACACGGCGACCGCTATCCGGAGCCGCTCGAACGGATGACCGGGCGCTAG
- a CDS encoding DUF3224 domain-containing protein, with the protein MTQIAKGEFTVALAPLEFEGVDAEAPLGRLSIDKRITGDLDATTRGQMLSAGTATKGSAGYVAIEQVTGTLHGRHGSFVLMHTGLMARGEPSLSVVVVPDSGTGELAGITGAFEIIIADGKHAYAFSYSLPKTARE; encoded by the coding sequence ATGACGCAGATCGCCAAGGGCGAGTTCACGGTCGCGCTCGCGCCCCTCGAGTTCGAGGGCGTGGACGCCGAAGCGCCCCTCGGCCGCCTGAGCATCGACAAGCGGATCACGGGGGATCTCGACGCCACGACCCGCGGCCAGATGCTGAGCGCCGGCACCGCCACCAAGGGGTCGGCCGGTTACGTCGCCATCGAGCAGGTCACCGGCACGCTTCACGGCAGGCACGGCAGCTTCGTGCTGATGCACACGGGACTCATGGCGCGCGGCGAGCCCAGCCTCTCCGTGGTCGTGGTGCCCGACTCCGGCACCGGCGAGCTGGCCGGCATCACGGGCGCGTTCGAGATCATCATCGCGGACGGCAAGCACGCCTACGCGTTCAGCTACTCGCTCCCGAAGACTGCGCGTGAGTAG
- a CDS encoding GNAT family N-acetyltransferase: MPKYTVKPLAPATWSDFAALVERHDGVWGGCWCLEFHADGKARGPHRRAAKEAHVRAGTAHAALVYDGDRCVGWCQFGSPEELPRIKRRRAYDAEPGDPPDWRITCFFVDKAYRGKGVASAALTGALKEIARLGGGLVESFPEDVEGRTVSGSFLHNSRLAMFEGQGFRRVRQLGKHNWLVVKRVRRARATKL, encoded by the coding sequence ATGCCCAAGTACACGGTGAAGCCCCTCGCCCCCGCGACATGGAGCGACTTCGCCGCTCTCGTGGAGAGACACGACGGCGTCTGGGGTGGCTGCTGGTGCCTCGAGTTCCACGCGGACGGGAAGGCGCGCGGTCCGCACCGGCGCGCGGCCAAGGAGGCCCACGTGCGCGCCGGCACGGCCCATGCCGCTCTCGTCTACGACGGTGATCGGTGCGTCGGCTGGTGCCAGTTCGGTTCGCCCGAAGAGCTGCCACGGATCAAGCGCCGCCGTGCCTACGACGCCGAGCCCGGAGATCCCCCCGACTGGCGAATCACCTGCTTCTTCGTGGACAAGGCCTACCGTGGAAAGGGCGTGGCGTCTGCGGCCCTGACCGGAGCCCTGAAGGAGATCGCGCGCCTCGGTGGTGGGCTGGTCGAGAGCTTCCCCGAGGACGTCGAAGGCCGCACGGTGTCGGGCTCGTTTCTCCACAACAGCAGGCTGGCGATGTTCGAGGGCCAGGGCTTCCGGCGGGTTCGCCAGCTCGGCAAGCACAACTGGCTGGTGGTCAAGCGCGTGCGGCGGGCGCGCGCGACGAAGCTCTGA